ACGGTAGATAATACCGGCCTGTCTATAAATATCTTTAACATACCATCAGGATTACCGGGTTACTTTTATTTTCTGTCCATTGACCAGGGTGGCAACTCCATCCGTAACAATTTTATCTCCGTCGGAAAGCCCTTCTGTAACCACATAGTTCTTTCCGTCAGGCATAGCTGTTACGGATATCACTTTCTGTACCACGGAGTCGCCCTGTACTTTATACACCATCACTTTATCCTGCAAGGCAAATGTCGCTTTCTGAGGTACGACCAACACCTGCTGTATCGTATGAGGAATAGAAAGCCTGCCGCTGATCCCGCTTCTCAGTATCCCTTTCGGATTAGGAAATTCCGCCCTGAAACTGGCTGTTCCTGTTGTGGCATCCAATACCCCTGAAATGGTCCCGACCTTTCCTTTTTCCGGATATATGGAACCATCTGCCAGTTTCAGGGTTACAGGGGGTATATTTTCGATCTTTTCGGCCTGGTTTTTTCCTTCAAGACCATTCAGTAATTCCATCAACGCTTTTTCATTCATGGAAAAATAAGCATACACCGTACTTATATTGGCCACAGTAGTAAGTACATTAGTACTGTTCACAAGGCTCCCCTGCCTGTAGGGGATCGACCCCACTACCCCGTCAACCGGGCTGGTGACTGTGGTCCATTTTCTTGTTTCGGTGGCATTGACCAATTCCGCATTTGCCTGCATTTCTGCTGCCAATGCCGACTTATATGCATTTTCATAGGATTGTAACTGTACCTCACTTACAATTCCTTTTTCCGCCAAAGGTTTCATCCGGTCTACATTGAGCTTTGCGGTATTCACCTGTGCTTTAGCGCTGTTTAATGATGCCCGGGCCGCCGCCAATGATTGTACTGTCTGCGGTGAGTTGATCTCGAACAACTTTTCTCCTTGTGTAACAGTGGCGCCTTCATCTATATATATGGCATTGATAAAGCCGTCGATCCGGGGCCTGATCTCGATATCCTCCTTTCCCCTGATCACTACAGGGTATTCATTCTGAAGTACGGCATCCTCTTTTTCCAGCACTGCTATAGGATACTCCTTTGGTCCGGCTTTTTGTCCGGTTTCTGCGTTTTCCTGCCGATTACCACATGAAGAGATAGTGAATAAAATCACTACACTTCCAATCATCGTAATTAATTTCATCTGTTTATAATTTTATATTTTAAGGTCAGATTGTATGTCCATATTTAATCATTATGATTAGTGCACCTTAGTGCATGGACATTTCATGTTGTTGTTCTGTTATTAAAAAATATTCAATATGGTTTTCCGAAATAAGCACTTTGTGCTATTTATTATTTCCTTAAGTCACATTGATCAAATGGATTACGCTCAATAAATATGACATTAATTATCTTATATTACTTATCTATCTTTCCTACTCCTTAAATGATCCGGTTTTTTGTTGATGGGATCATTCTTTTCTGTGCTCCTTGATATATTGGCAAATAAAGTATTACCTGAAAAGGAATCATCCTCACCGGAAAATATTCCAGATCTATGCTTTACTATAATAAAATAGATCAAAGGCTTGTTTCTGTGATGCCCTTAATTTGCGTGATACATTCATTTATTCCGGACAAAAAACCGGACTTTCGTAATTCTCTGTTCTATTGTCATTTCTGTGTCAAATATTAGTTCGCGGCAAATGTAATCGAAATAAATAACATCTGATACAAAAAATCAAAAAGAACTGTTTATCAATAAATACATCATTCTATTGTTCATAAACACAAGGTGTTCAGAAAAAATATTCGCAATATCACGAACATACAACAGCAAATTAAAAAAACCTGATCAAATTATATCCTCAAACAAAATTGGATTGTGACTTAGATAATTAAAACTGAGAGTCAGCAGTGTCGAGTTGTCATATATGTGTTATACTATTTATTTTCAACACACATATAAAATAAAAAAACCGCGAAAGTGTTTACTTTCACGGCTTTTCATTTTCAAAAACACTAATTACCCAGTTCGTAA
The sequence above is a segment of the Bacteroidales bacterium genome. Coding sequences within it:
- a CDS encoding efflux RND transporter periplasmic adaptor subunit, whose product is MKLITMIGSVVILFTISSCGNRQENAETGQKAGPKEYPIAVLEKEDAVLQNEYPVVIRGKEDIEIRPRIDGFINAIYIDEGATVTQGEKLFEINSPQTVQSLAAARASLNSAKAQVNTAKLNVDRMKPLAEKGIVSEVQLQSYENAYKSALAAEMQANAELVNATETRKWTTVTSPVDGVVGSIPYRQGSLVNSTNVLTTVANISTVYAYFSMNEKALMELLNGLEGKNQAEKIENIPPVTLKLADGSIYPEKGKVGTISGVLDATTGTASFRAEFPNPKGILRSGISGRLSIPHTIQQVLVVPQKATFALQDKVMVYKVQGDSVVQKVISVTAMPDGKNYVVTEGLSDGDKIVTDGVATLVNGQKIKVTR